The following proteins come from a genomic window of Bactrocera tryoni isolate S06 chromosome 1, CSIRO_BtryS06_freeze2, whole genome shotgun sequence:
- the LOC120774993 gene encoding protein downstream neighbor of son homolog encodes MSTTKPCNQQNWKHPDELIKLHRLKQKKKQLAARLNQNTNLPIVEKCGLDKESLLEAKIAQKRKNPFAIKSETKRTRTDDTPLIEDDTLLAFVNTPPPQKDAFVRETPTRPPPAKLTLQPFDPKSFAAMLHGTAMAEDDEAALEEQKFTKHLPMDWSIKTRVRLFCRSELPTTTLKTSQLASGLTSFVRCIDPQNAQCGLDISPATRFNQASYYWQHPYLPWMTLFPRNTKTNNGIVLGERERKSLADDWDYSFRGLFQLLRARQCPYFYLCANTFTVLFRAAGTGGCVETHALMSPSTRGVRSALRQEGIEYSMPLKKDSALNKSDEGNFTEESNSVDAATEGNIGRPADTSNELLAEEDEEDTDNFLENLEVNDKDLRRIQTEHARKLNVQEMSDDFSENSLLLIEGVECQGFFSFLLNAKSTISNVGKLAGIPPTLLAPVAFPKATMQQLATRSSKVRMDGVDYNSIEVKGVILPSFLPYACSLLGESKDTFSATLATNNNTLAFSKATQCLLEKAVAEADAQQQPKASDDEAAGQVFGQENLSDCGLISSVVECMCRTGHNAVALLERVCYDKEYGYAWS; translated from the exons atgtcAACAACAAAACCGTGCAATCAACAAAATTGGAAGCATCCAGATGAG CTCATAAAATTGCATCGAttgaagcaaaagaaaaagcaGCTGGCCGCACGCTTAAATCAAAACACAAATTTGCCAATTGTAGAGAAATGCGGACTCGATAAAGAGAGCTTGTTGGAGGCGAAAATAGCGCAAAAGCGAAAGAATCCCTTTGCAAT AAAATCTGAGACGAAACGTACACGTACCGACGACACGCCGCTCATTGAAGATGACACGCTCCTTGCTTTTGTCAACACACCTCCGCCACAGAAAGATGCATTTGTGCGCGAAACACCCACACGTCCTCCACCAGCCAAGTTGACACTGCAACCATTCGATCCGAAATCATTTGCGGCTATGCTCCATGGCACTGCGATGGCCGAAGATGACGAAGCTGCTTTAGAGGAACAAAAATTTACTAAGCATTTACCAATGGATTGGAGCATCAAAACACGTGTACGCTTATTTTGTCGCAGTGAATTGCCAACAACTACGCTAAAAACAAGTCAATTGGCTAGCGGTTTGACTAGCTTCGTGCGATGCATTGATCCTCAGAATGCGCAGTGCGGTTTAGATATTTCTCCTGCCACACGTTTCAATCAGGCCAGTTACTATTGGCAACATCCTTATCTCCCTTGGATGACGTTATTTCCACGTAATACCAAAACTAATAACGGTATAGTGCTTGGCGAACGTGAACGCAAATCTTTAGCAGACGATTGGGATTACAGTTTTAGGGGATTATTTCAACTTTTGCGCGCACGTCAGTGTCCTTACTTTTATCTGTGCGCAAATACGTTTACAGTACTTTTTCGTGCAGCTGGCACTGGTGGCTGTGTGGAAACTCATGCTCTTATGTCGCCTAGCACACGCGGTGTGCGCAGCGCTTTACGCCAAGAGGGCATAGAATACTCAATGCCATTGAAAAAGGATAGCGCATTAAATAAGTCTGATGAAGGTAACTTCACAGAAGAGAGTAACAGCGTCGATGCAGCTACTGAAG GAAATATTGGCCGCCCCGCTGACACTTCCAACGAATTGCTAGCAGAGGAAGACGAGGAAGATActgataattttttggaaaatcttGAAGTGAACGATAAGGATTTAAGAAGAATTCAAACCGAGCATGCGCGCAAGCTAAACGTGCAAGAAATGTCCGATGATTTCAGCGAAAACTCACTATTGCTTATAGAAGGTGTTGAATGTCAaggattttttagttttctgcTCAATGCCAAAAGTACAATTTCTAATGTGGGTAAACTGGCAGGCATTCCACCTACCCTATTAGCTCCGGTGGCATTCCCCAAAGCTACAATGCAGCAATTAGCAACACGCTCGAGTAAAGTGCGTATGGATGGTGTTGACTACAATAGTATTGAAGTGAAAGGTGTGATATTACCATCTTTCTTGCCATACGCCTGCAGTTTGCTAGGGGAAAGTAAAGACACATTTAGCGCAACGCTTGCCACTAACAATAATACGCTGGCGTTTagtaaagcaactcaatgtttACTGGAGAAGGCTGTAGCTGAAGCAgatgcacaacaacaaccgaAAGCAAGCGATGATGAAGCAGCTGGGCAGGTGTTTGGGCAAGAAAACTTATCAGACTGTGGTCTGATATCCAGTGTTGTAGAGTGCATGTGCCGTACGGGACATAATGCCGTCGCCCTTTTAGAACGTGTTTGTTACGATAAAGAATACGGCTACGCATGGAGTTGA
- the LOC120775005 gene encoding DNA-directed RNA polymerases I, II, and III subunit RPABC2, with protein MDDGDYDNDDVGGDEFDDVDEEDNIDDINQEEEADNIEIIAQGSAGGGVPKSKRITTKYMTKYERARVLGTRALQIAMCAPIMVELEGETDPLQIAMKELKQKKIPIIIRRFLPDHSYEDWSIDELIIVDH; from the exons ATGGATGATGGAGATTATGATAATGATGA tgtcGGTGGTGATGAATTCGATGATGTTGACGAGGAGGACAACATTGATGATATTAATCAGGAAGAGGAGGCCGATAATATAGAAATTATAGCGCAAGGAAGTGCAGGGGGTGGTGTACCTAAGTCAAAACGTATTACCACAAAATACATGACGAAATACGAACGCGCGCGTGTATTGGGTACGCGTGCGCTACAAATTGCTATGTGTGCACCTATAATGGTGGAATTGGAAGGTGAAACTGATCCGCTACAGATCGCAATGAAAGAATTGAAGCAGAAAAAAATACCAATTATCATAAGACGATTCCTGCCAGATCACTCATATGAGGATTGGAGCATAGATGAATTAATTATAGTGGATCATTAA